The genomic stretch TAGTGACGGTTtcagctgagccagcaggggaggacaatgctgtgtgtgtgcgtgcatgtctgattgtgtgtgttgagcTCCCGCTGTGttgtgaatgtacaaagatgtgatgatgTCTGAGCTTAGTTAAAACCCagttttagaaaaaaagcaGCCTGAAAAGGTTCTTTAGAGTTCTGATCAGGACATCCTGAGATAAATGTAGCTTTACAGCTGCAGATTTTCAGCCTTAAACATCGAGTCCCAAACGAAATGCAGGTCGTGTTTTAAGAAGCTGCAGCGTGCGCACGTGCTCATGTCGGGTGTGAAACCTGCACTCAGAGTCTGCTAGTATAAATGTGGAATAACCATAGATCACTAAATCTTTAGAAGCCAGCAGACAACGTGTCGTCAAAGAGCTGCTTCTGTTTCAGACTCTTCATTTCACGAGCAGGAACTCCTGAAGACGTCGGGCTTTATTTGAACAAAGTTTACTTTAAGTGTTTGTGGTAAAAGcttctgtttaaaaacaaacaggaagtgctggATTCTGTGTTCTGCAGGGATTCGACGTGAGCTGTATGATAATAACTTCCTGAAGTATCTGCAGAATAGTTCCTGCACTGTTCTGGTCTAACTGGGAGCGTTCATGTTGTGCTCTGAGATCTCGTGATGAGCAGCTTCCCGCCCATCTAATGTTTCTCAGTAAAATGGGAGCCAGCAGACATACCTCAGTACATTCCTCTCATAGTTTGTCCACTTCAGCcgctgtcctcctcctccgcccgACCTAACGCAGAGGCCGTCCCAGCCCAGCTCCAATAACAGACTGATTTATACTCACAAGCCCACTGACACAGTCGCACTGTTGACTCAGTTAACCCCCACGCAGAGCCAGGAAACGGAAGCACGGCATGTTTTTGAAAGTGAAAATATGCAGctcttgtttgtatttgttgatgtgtttttgaacCAAAGTGTTCAGGGACAAACTGGATTAACTTTGAACCACAAAATCAGGGAAAACATCAGGAAACAGGAATCACAGGAAACATCTTAGATAATGTGCAAAATCCCATCatataaaatgtgattaacAGTTTAATTTATGACAAAAATAAGAAGCTGTTCTCTTCTTCTGCCTTGAGCCGTTCTGGCCACCAGAGGACTCTGTTGACTTTAAACTGGTTGAACAAGGAACCAGTTTGATCTTTCTGACCCCTCAGGCACACACCAGTCTACTCTATTTATATATACTGTTTACTGAAAGCTGACAAAAAGGAATTCTTCCCTCAGTAACAAACCCTTAAATGTCATGCTAACAGAGTATAGAACATCTATACATGATGGTGCAGACTGAAGGAAACAGACCTGGAGGCAAAGCAGCGGCTCTATGCTGCTTTGTGTATCAATGACACATCTTCATCTATTTGTACATGAATAAATGCAACTGTTTCCGTTCGATCAGTCGGATGCTGGAGAGTTTTCTCCTCTTTGGTTGATAGTTTGTTGTAGGGCTGCATGGTTAATCGTAAATAATTCTCCATCAGACTTAGAGGCtgcatccgaattgccaagtacctactcaatctgtcagtagtcagtagtcagtacgtactatctgtgctgtatactgttagtacctactattcagtaggagtgcacagtaggcagatatttgttcctacttcatctgattcattcagtatggaagtgacgtcattcaAGTTACTcaaaccggccgcatccacccgtttgtttttttttgtttagctttattcaaaaggagtaatgcgcatatacagtcaggtaagaaaaaacaatatcacaatgtaaatcaagtcaaaggcagattaaataactaaataacatacagtacataaaggaaagtacaagtgaaagacagtaatatacggaatataaaataaaccaataaagacacatttaaatagtgaaatcattatttaaatagagggagaaaggttttataataatgtatacatttgttatattgtctgttgttaattaaaagtagtgatttcagtcgggactttaactctagattaaaatttgattcaattaatccacgctcgtttgtttgaTTTGGAGAAGtgacgtgaagtgacgatttacgtgtaatttcgcactgcattgtgggtggtaaaatacaattcatttcctgaaaggatgcatccgatccatactgcataaaacccggaagttagtatccatactgaaatgttcagtatactgaggtggacctaaaaaatgaccactgaatgaccacgaaaattcagtctactgaaactccatactgaatagtacgtacttcctactgaactgtggctattctgAAAGGGCCACAATCTCATTTGTAAATAGTTTGGCAGCATGTTGATCTAGAAAATGCAGATAAAGTTGTATGCAGgatgtcaggttaaactggcatgtTCACCGGAGAGATGTGTATCCACATTTAACACAGGAATGAGGATTTTAACCTGCAAGGACTGAAGGTGGCAGTGCAacactgctaacgttagccacactcggCAAACCAAAATACATTGTGGACAATTTTAGATCAATTCTGATCCGGTTAGACTGACCGCTATTAACAAAGAAGaagtagaaaacaaaaaaaacacaaaagaagagtAACACAAAGTTGCAACATGACATACCGGTTTGAAAGAAGCAGACGGGTCTTGTCCCTCCGGTGTGTGGGGTCAGTTCTTGTTTAGAGTGTGGTCAAACACGTCAAGGGTTTTAATGAACATAAAGACGTATCATCACCCGGAGGAGCAGGCAACAAAAAACAGGTACAAGAATTTATCCCTGCTGTTTTTTAACAAGCATCTGGACGGGAAAACGAATGCATTGGATAATATCGAATCAAGACAATAATCGTGATGTCACTGAAATAACGTTGTAATGTCTTTTTGATTCAGGGGGAATATCTTATTCTATCCTGCACTAAACAGCCTCTAACTTTATACTCCGTGCATCAGTCCTTGTACTCATTTGTGCGTGGTGCCTTTAAGGACATCACTCCCAAAGACAAGTATTAACACGGGAGTAACTGAAGTCCTCCGCTACCATCACATACTGTTACTACAAATCCACtcatccctctccctctctctctttctctttcagctACAGTAAGAAGGACTCTGAGGCGGCCGGCGCTCAGGCCCGGCTGAAGGACCTGGAGGCTCAGCTGAACTCTAAAGACGCGATGTTGAGCACGGCGCTGTCTGAGAAGAGGAACCTGGAGGCCACGCTGGCAGATATGCAGGAACAGCTGCAGGAGGTAAAGAGCTGCTGGAGCATCGACATGACGAAACACTTAACCTTGTTGTACCTGTTACACCGAGAGATGCAGACAGAACTTAAAACTCTTATTTGTATGCTGTGCATCATCTTTGTTGTGATAACTGTGTGTTACATGTTGAAGGTGTTTGCATGTTAAGTTTGTCGGTTTATTTTCTCATGAGTTCATTTCCATGACACCTGGACTTGTATTAACCATTTCATGTGTCTTCAGCTGGACACCGGTCTGGCTCAGGCTAAGAAGCACCTGGCTGATGAGATGCTGCTCCGTGTCGACCTGGAGAACCGCTGCCAGAGTATGACCGAGGAGAAGGACTTCCGCAAGAGCATGCACGAGGAGGTGAGCAGCTGAAGTCTTAGTACAGGAGAGGATGTTCTCCCTTTACTGTTTGCAGCATAAAGTTAAGATGAGTTAATCAGGACAGGATTAAAAACCATGAGTATCCTCTCTGAGTGTGTGGacctttttatgttttgtgtcgTAGGAAGTGAAGGAGGCCCGGCACCGGTACGAGACCCGTCTGGTGGAGGTGGACTCTGGACGGAAGGAGGAGTACGAGTACAAACTGTCTCAGGCTCTGACCGACATGAGAACTCAGAACGAGGAGCAGATCATGATCTACAAGGAAAACATGGAGAGCACCTACCTCACCAAGgtatccacacacacagctatcTTAATGTCTgtagtgtaaaaagaaaagacgtCATCACGTCCCTGCTCTGTGGGTTTAGAACAGATTACACTTCAGAGTCTCAGCCCTGCTTCTATTGCAGAACACTTCCTTCTTCTGTTGCATTGGCTGGTTCAAggtgtcagaaaaacacagactttaTACTTAAATCTGCATGAAGTCATGTGACGGAGATAAAACGTTTAAGTACAGCTGTGTTGAAAAGTGTGTGAGGGTTTTTTTATGGTATCTCATATTGGACCGTGGGATGTTTTGATGGatccaaaaaagaaacaataacagAGCTCTCTGTTGGTGTTGCTGTAAAATTTACAAAAATCATAATTACTGATCACAGAAGCTCTTGCAGGCTTCATGTGTGAACTTGTGGTTTCATGCAGTGTAGAAAAGGAAGGTTGTCAGGAGGTCAAACCACCTGCAGAAGTGACTTCGTCATAgatgaaaacatgtaaacactcaTATTCCATCTGCAGCGTGTTGATAAACTTGTTAAATCATCTGCAGGTTGACTCTGCAGCACCACACGCTTCTGTCCTTTTTTGCAAACACTTGAGACGTTCTGTAACACATGTTACAAAAACCAAAATACAAACACGTCTTCTGAGTGATTTCCTGAGTGTCAGGAAGTGAACAGAGCGTCTCggttcctctttctctctgttcagAGGTGGAAACTCTCGatgttctctctcactcttcttTGATGTTTGTCCACAGCTGGAGGATCTTCACCGTCTGTCCGAGATGAACGGAGCCTCAGCCAACATGGCCcgagaggagctgagagagtCTGCGCTGAGAATCGAGAGTCTGAGcgcacagctggcaggactgCAGAAGGAGGTGACACACTCATACTactcttcatttatttacaccTTAAACCCACAGCCATGTTTATCTCAGTTCTCACTCAACTGTTTTAGTTGAACACTCAGGTGTCACACTGACCTAAACAGAAAGCTCTAAATGGATCCTGGTTACCTTATTACTTCTCTAGATTTATCTGCTGGTTAGCATCATATTTTCTGCTTTTACAACATTGTCGTTATGCTGCTTTTTACAAAATTCTGCAAAAGGAAAAACCCTTCAGGACCGTATAATCACCTCTGACTGAAACACAAGACGCGTGATTTCAgttgccatggtttcctgtacacaaacaagcagagaatgaATTCGGACTGTCCTGAAGTATCTGACTGCTCTGTAAGTTGCGCATCATTTCATCTCTAACACTTCCCCCTCCCCGCCCCTCTCTTGTCAGACTCGTGGTTGGCGTGATCGTATTTCAGAGCTGGAGGCGGCGCTCATTCAGGAGAAAGACTTGAGCCGCAGGATGCTCGCCGACAAAGACATGGAGATGGCCGAGATCCGTGGCAAGATGCTGCAGCAGCTCAACGAGTACGAGCAGCTGCTGGACGTCAAACTGGCCCTCGACATGGAGATCAACGCCTACAGGAAACTcctggagggagaggaggagaggtgaggactCGAGCAGAAATAATTAAACGACCTTTCTTCGGTGACATAGATCTGAACTTTGCTGATTCCCTCCCTCAGACTGCAGCTGTCTCCCAGCCCGTCCTCTCGGGTCACCGTGTCTCGAGCCTCCAGCAGCCGCAGCGTTCGCACCACTCAGGGGAAGAGGAAGCGCGTGGACGTGGAGGAACAAGAGGCCAGCAGCTCGGTGTCCATCGCTCACTCCGCCTCGGCCACCGGACCCGTCTGCATCGACGAGATCGACACGGACGGGAAGTTCATCAGTCTGCAAAACAGCGGAGACGAGGTGAGACGTCGGAGGATTTTAGCCCCTGAAGGTTTGTGAAGAGATGCATCCGATTTATTCAActtgaaatgttgtgttcaggaCCAGGCCATGGTGGGATACGAGATGATCAAGACGATCGGAAGTGAGACGGCCACCTACAAGTTCACTCCTAAATACGTGCTGAAGGCGGGACAGAAAGTCATGGTGAGAGTTTCATCTGTCTGTGAAATGCAGCCATGTTTGTTCTCCGTCGCTCCATCTGAGTCCCTGTGTCTGTGATGAATCAGAGTCTGACCGTGTGTTTGCTGCGTGCAGGTGTGGGCCTCTGACGCAGGTGTGAGCTCCAAACCCCCCGCAGACCTGGTGTGGAAGAACCAGAGCTCCTGGAGCAACGGGGAGGACATCCACGTGGTGCTCATCAACCCTCAGGGAGaggtcagaacacacacacacacacgcatgtccagcacacacacacacacacacacacacacacacacacacacacacacacacacacacacacacacacacacacaatgtcctacatacatacacacacagagtcctgCACACATACACGTgttctacacacaaacacatcctgcaCAATTTCCCACATCTTCTAAGgttaaaatctaaaataaatattttatcagGAATTAAAAGTACTCTGGattttactctttgtttttgtgttttgatgctgatagaggtgtgtgtgtgtgtttcaggaggtGGCAAAGAGAACCACCATATACACGACTGAAGCAGTCGAGcaggaggaagatgatgatgaagaggctGAGGAAGAATTCCTCCACCAGCAGGTGAGACAAAAAGATGGAGTTTCAGTTCCCCCTTTGAAAAGATGAATCTACTGTGCTGCACACGGAGACAGAATCCTCTCGTTTTGACTTTAAAGCTGCAAAAAAGAAagtgccttaaacctgcattctttctcaTGGCCAGCAGGGGCAGTAGACCATGATAAAAATGTTCCTACTTCTCAGTCGATTTGTTCTATTGGTAAACATTTTCCTCCTGAGTTAATGGTCTCGATCTCTAGTTTTGATGTTCATTTAATTGATTAAACTTTCTTACACGTGTTAACCCAAAGCTGCGGcgagagaaatagagaggagAGCGAGGTACCAGATTGATGCCAAATTAATTGTACTAATCTTTCctgtttgcctgcaattttcACGGTAATTTTCAAAGTCCAAATATTGGGCGCCTTGCACTCATATTGTTGTTGCCGTGGTGACAAAACAGGTGTTCGATTTTTCCTATAATCATGACATCCCTAATGTATACATATTTGTGTATGCTTGTCTGTTTTCAGGGAGACCCTCGCACCGCTAAGAGAGGCTGCTCCATCATGTGATCACTCTGCACCAACCaggcacctcctcctcctctgagccCAGCCAGTCTGCTGCCAACTGTAATACTAGAACTATTTTTCTATCTTTTGTAGTGtatttcaataaaatgtatggattttattttgtctttcaatTTCACATAAAAGTACAAAAGAGTTTTTCGGTAGAAGAACCAAAAGAACATATCGACACCGCTTTGTAGTTTTTACTGTTATAAAACATTCGACAACCAACTGAACTCAGACGGACGGCGAGTTTTtgcaatgtcattttttaaatagattttaattttgttattttattatgttttatcttattttattatgGATGCTTCATTTTAGGCCTTCAAAACCACAAGAAAAGTCGCGAGATGTCAGCGACAGTTTCGGTCATTAAATCACTTtacaatttgtaaaaaaaaatactacagcaagattgttaaaaaaaagaacactatTCACttccttaaaggagcaatatgtaaccatcacccctagtgtttaaaatgggtactgcagtccaaattctaaacatcatagagagctgtctccccccccgtATAGTCCATGCttacgcaggtcaccatgtggtggacactgaagcttcagtgtttatccagctctgcatcggtctgtaaacctttctgtgttctaacctctctccatttttcaaaagcatctccaatattgatcctagtttgagcacgtttctgctcgtggagcttattagaaacatgcagaggctttttaagtcgggtacaatcacttctatctgaaccacttctcttgcccgcttccatcactgcaacacctgttggtttgacctgataactgctctcatatctggtaaaccgaggggtgtccaaaacggccgtgtgggggtgccttaaaaccgcctaccttctctggtccaaacaaatccagatcattcaggaccagaatctaaagttagaaggaggacatactggctgctgcattgttgtcagagaagccagcacttcaac from Labrus bergylta chromosome 17, fLabBer1.1, whole genome shotgun sequence encodes the following:
- the lmnb1 gene encoding lamin-B1, with protein sequence MATATPTGQRSTCGGGTPLSPTRITRLQEKHDLRDLNDRLAVYIDKVRSLESENDVLHLQISEKEDVRSREVSGLKALYETELADARRSLDESSKERAWLQIELGKIRADHEQLLQNYSKKDSEAAGAQARLKDLEAQLNSKDAMLSTALSEKRNLEATLADMQEQLQELDTGLAQAKKHLADEMLLRVDLENRCQSMTEEKDFRKSMHEEEVKEARHRYETRLVEVDSGRKEEYEYKLSQALTDMRTQNEEQIMIYKENMESTYLTKLEDLHRLSEMNGASANMAREELRESALRIESLSAQLAGLQKETRGWRDRISELEAALIQEKDLSRRMLADKDMEMAEIRGKMLQQLNEYEQLLDVKLALDMEINAYRKLLEGEEERLQLSPSPSSRVTVSRASSSRSVRTTQGKRKRVDVEEQEASSSVSIAHSASATGPVCIDEIDTDGKFISLQNSGDEDQAMVGYEMIKTIGSETATYKFTPKYVLKAGQKVMVWASDAGVSSKPPADLVWKNQSSWSNGEDIHVVLINPQGEEVAKRTTIYTTEAVEQEEDDDEEAEEEFLHQQGDPRTAKRGCSIM